From the genome of Papaver somniferum cultivar HN1 chromosome 2, ASM357369v1, whole genome shotgun sequence, one region includes:
- the LOC113352375 gene encoding transcription factor MYB53-like has protein sequence MGRYPPPPRDDENNNGIKKGPWTPEEDQKLVSHIQLHGHGCWRTLPKLAGLNRCGKSCRLRWTNYLSPDIKKGKISQEEEDIILNLHSLLGNKWSAIAKHLPGRTDNDIKNFWNTHMKKKLIQMGFDPMTHRPINDLLTRFPQLIALASLKEFMDNSNQLPYEELLSRLIPTEAVNDMVKVQYIQSLLQSIMGISTNYQTSIADNIQALNLFMNSLSSIKENSTSSMMNSSSRLDNMVVPNNDHDFPAELQNYPCNNFQTSLNNSHCDILSQGHGGSDSALLNQGDQRTPKVSQGCLLSSFPDDQTATVAHNNGRSSSSSLGQSSDAWDTSTIVGATTTNTIYGGEVLPFGLNSFLLKILVSIHEIYMSLDYLISYD, from the exons ATGGGGAGATATCCTCCTCCTCCCCGTGATGATGAGAATAATAATGGCATTAAGAAAGGTCCTTGGACCCCTGAAGAAGACCAAAAACTCGTCTCACACATTCAACTTCATGGTCATGGATGTTGGAGAACTCTCCCTAAACTTGCAG GTCTAAACAGATGTGGGAAAAGCTGTAGATTAAGATGGACAAACTACTTGAGTCCTGACATAAAGAAAGGAAAAatttcccaagaagaagaagacattatTCTCAATCTTCACTCCTTACTTGGCAACAA GTGGTCTGCCATTGCGAAACACCTGCCAGGACGAACTGATAATGATATCAAGAACTTCTGGAATACACATATGAAGAAGAAACTTATACAGATGGGTTTCGATCCAATGACACATCGTCCGATAAACGATCTTTTAACGAGATTTCCTCAACTGATAGCTTTGGCAAGTTTGAAAGAGTTTATGGACAATAGTAACCAGCTTCCATATGAAGAGTTATTATCAAGATTAATACCGACGGAAGCTGTTAATGATATGGTTAAGGTTCAATATATTCAGTCTCTTCTTCAATCAATCATGGGAATTAGTACTAATTACCAAACCAGCATAGCAGATAATATTCAAGCCTTGAATCTATTTATGAATTCTCTTTCCTCTATCAAAGAGAACTCTACATCTTCTATGATGAATTCCTCATCTCGGTTGGATAATATGGTAGTTCCCAATAATGATCATGATTTTCCAGCTGAACTACAAAACTACCCTTGCAATAATTTCCAAACATCTTTGAACAATAGTCATTGTGATATTTTAAGTCAAGGACACGGAGGTTCTGATTCTGCATTGCTTAACCAAGGAGATCAAAGAACACCTAAAGTATCACAAGGGTGTCTCCTATCATCATTTCCTGACGATCAGACCGCTACAGTTGCTCATAATAATGGAAGAAGCTCGAGTAGTAGTCTCGGCCAGAGCAGTGATGCTTGGGATACGAGCACTATCGTTGGTGCAACAACTACTAATACCATCTATGGTGGTGAAGTTCTTCCCTTTGGCCTGAACTCTTTTCTGTTGAAGATCTTAGTTTCTATCCATGAAATATATATGTCGCTTGACTATTTAATTTCCTATGATTAA